The proteins below come from a single Eucalyptus grandis isolate ANBG69807.140 chromosome 3, ASM1654582v1, whole genome shotgun sequence genomic window:
- the LOC120292252 gene encoding L-type lectin-domain containing receptor kinase IV.1-like: MLLVIVLAVSLLANMAPTHETGDFTYNGFRSANLSLDGLAELTGNGLLKLTNGTKEKGTYAFYPDPITFKNSSDGAVVSFSTTFVFAIIPGYPALGNPGFTFVIASRREFPGARPDHFFGLFNETNDGNATNHIFAVEFDTIQNNEIHDINDNHVGIDVNGLLSVKSSPAGYTENNIPGFKNLSLISGKAMQVWVDYDGVQKQIKVTLAPVNVEKPNTPLLSLSFSLSPIFKETMYVGFSSSTGTLLTSHYILGWSFKVNGQAHRLDLSQLPRLPHMKKKQKSILLTSGLPFICLFFLSILVFAMAYAIRKRRKFAEVLEDWERDYSPHRFKYKDIYVATKGFRDQELLGAGGFGRVYRGVLPTSKTEIAVKRVSHESRQGMRQFIAEIISIGRLRHRNIVTLLGYCRRKGELLLVYDYMPNGSLDKYLYNHPRVTLSWSQRFKVIKDVAYGLSYLHEGWEQVVIHRDIKASNVLLDSELNGRLGDFGLARLYDHGTDPQTTHLVGTFGYLAPENTRTGKATTSTDVFAFGAFLLEVASGRRPIEAREEEDVILVDWVFSCWDKGDILEARDPNLGTDFVAKEVELVLQLGLLCSQSQPTARPRVRQVVQYLEGDLALEELSSLGISKSGWQFSYHEGFSMAGTFYPSFADKAFSQTSSIANSLLSGGR; encoded by the coding sequence ATGTTATTGGTGATTGTTCTGGCAGTTTCTCTCCTGGCAAACATGGCACCGACTCATGAAACCGGCGATTTCACCTACAATGGTTTCCGGTCTGCGAATCTGAGCCTTGATGGTTTAGCTGAACTCACTGGCAATGGCCTCCTGAAGTTAACCAATGGGACCAAAGAGAAGGGGACTTATGCATTCTACCCAGACCCTATCACGTTCAAGAATTCATCCGATGGCGCTGTCGTCTCATTCTCCACCACATTTGTCTTCGCTATAATTCCTGGATATCCAGCTCTGGGCAATCCTGGGTTCACCTTTGTGATAGCTTCTCGTAGAGAATTTCCTGGAGCTCGGCCTGATCATTTCTTTGGTCTCTTCAACGAAACAAACGATGGCAATGCCACGAACCACATTTTTGCAGTGGAATTTGACACGATTCAAAACAACGAAATACATGATATCAATGACAACCATGTCGGGATTGATGTCAATGGGCTGCTCTCTGTAAAATCATCCCCTGCTGGATACACTGAAAACAACATTCCAGGCTTCAAAAACTTGAGTCTGATTAGTGGTAAAGCAATGCAAGTTTGGGTGGATTATGATGGTGTGCAGAAACAAATCAAGGTCACATTAGCTCCGGTCAATGTTGAAAAACCGAACACTCCCCTTTTGTCTCTGTCCTTCAGTCTCTCGCCGATCTTCAAGGAGACCATGTACGTTGGGTTCTCTTCCTCAACCGGTACGCTCTTAACTTCTCATTATATCCTTGGATGGAGCTTTAAGGTAAATGGACAAGCTCATAGGCTTGATTTGTCTCAACTTCCTAGATTACCCCatatgaaaaagaagcagaaatcCATTCTTCTCACTTCTGGGCTGCCTTTCATATGCTTGTTCTTTCTGTCAATACTAGTCTTTGCTATGGCTTATGcgattagaaaaagaagaaaatttgcaGAGGTTCTTGAAGATTGGGAGCGCGACTACAGTCCGCATCGTTTCAAGTACAAAGATATCTATGTTGCCACAAAGGGGTTCAGAGATCAGGAGCTACTAGGAGCTGGTGGATTTGGTAGGGTTTATAGAGGGGTATTACCCACCTCAAAAACTGAGATTGCAGTGAAGAGGGTTTCTCATGAATCGAGGCAAGGGATGAGACAATTCATTGCCGAGATTATTAGTATTGGTCGGCTTCGCCATCGGAACATTGTGACGCTTCTCGGATACTGCCGTCGGAAAGGTGAACTGCTGTTGGTTTATGATTACATGCCAAATGGAAGCCTAGACAAGTACCTCTATAACCACCCAAGGGTGACCCTTAGTTGGAGTCAAAGATTTAAAGTGATCAAAGATGTTGCCTATGGCCTCTCTTATCTCCATGAAGGATGGGAACAAGTAGTGATTCACAGGGATATCAAAGCTAGCAACGTCTTGCTTGATTCAGAACTAAATGGAAGGTTAGGAGATTTCGGGCTTGCAAGACTATATGATCACGGTACAGATCCTCAAACCACCCATTTGGTGGGAACTTTTGGATATCTGGCCCCAGAGAACACTCGAACTGGCAAGGCCACTACGAGCACAGATGTTTTCGCGTTCGGGGCATTTTTGCTTGAAGTTGCTAGTGGAAGAAGGCCGATTGAGGCTCGGGAGGAGGAGGACGTGATATTGGTGGACTGGGTGTTTTCTTGCTGGGATAAGGGTGACATTCTAGAGGCAAGAGATCCCAACTTAGGGACGGACTTTGTGGCGAAGGAGGTGGAGCTAGTGTTGCAACTCGGATTGTTATGCTCCCAGTCTCAGCCAACCGCAAGACCACGTGTGCGACAAGTGGTGCAGTACTTGGAAGGGGATCTTGCCTTAGAGGAGTTATCATCTCTTGGTATTTCAAAAAGTGGCTGGCAATTTTCATATCATGAAGGTTTTAGTATGGCTGGCACGTTTTATCCGTCTTTCGCTGACAAGGCATTTTCTCAGACATCTTCTATTGCAAACTCTCTCCTCTCTGGTGGAAGATGA